One genomic window of Bacillota bacterium includes the following:
- a CDS encoding exo-alpha-sialidase: MMMLLNALAVAGGASLLLTAAHAQEVKTMKANVLVQRVFGPEHPGGRYKHAPSIAQLANGDLYLVFYAGSDEYADDTAIYGARLPKGSPQWTTPVPIADAPNRPEGNPVIWQAPDGKVWLFYVVRYGPTWSTSIIQAKISTDGAKTWSDPMIVSFTQGMMVRNHPLALPNGDILLPAYYEVGTDPESVSPETCSLFFIYDAKNHTWTETNRIRSRLGNLQPAVVAITDKHLICYCRAGGSYEDMPDRRVVWAESHDGGRTWSEGRDTGFKNPNSAVELIRLRNGHLLLIFNDSTSLRTPLTAAISTDGGKTFPYRKHLFEGDDAFAYPSAVQTDDGKIHLVFSAQERTVIYHSTFEERDISPELAQ; encoded by the coding sequence ATGATGATGTTGCTTAACGCGCTGGCGGTCGCAGGGGGCGCTAGCTTGCTCTTGACGGCAGCGCACGCTCAGGAGGTGAAAACGATGAAAGCCAACGTGCTGGTGCAACGGGTGTTCGGTCCGGAGCATCCCGGAGGTCGTTACAAGCATGCGCCGTCCATCGCACAGCTGGCGAATGGAGACCTCTATCTGGTCTTTTACGCCGGTTCCGATGAGTATGCGGACGATACCGCCATCTATGGAGCGCGCCTGCCCAAGGGCAGTCCACAATGGACGACGCCTGTGCCCATTGCCGATGCGCCCAACCGCCCCGAAGGCAACCCCGTCATCTGGCAGGCGCCCGACGGCAAAGTGTGGCTGTTCTACGTGGTGCGCTATGGACCGACGTGGAGCACCTCCATCATTCAGGCGAAGATTTCCACCGACGGCGCGAAAACGTGGTCAGACCCGATGATTGTCAGTTTCACACAGGGTATGATGGTACGCAATCATCCGCTCGCTCTGCCCAACGGCGATATTCTGTTACCCGCCTACTACGAGGTAGGTACTGACCCTGAATCGGTCTCGCCCGAGACCTGTTCGTTGTTTTTCATCTACGACGCGAAAAACCACACATGGACGGAGACGAACCGCATCCGCTCGCGGCTGGGCAACCTGCAACCGGCGGTGGTCGCCATTACGGACAAGCACCTGATTTGCTACTGCCGGGCGGGAGGCAGCTATGAGGATATGCCTGACAGGCGCGTTGTGTGGGCGGAGTCGCATGACGGCGGGCGCACCTGGAGCGAGGGCAGGGACACCGGTTTTAAAAACCCGAACTCGGCGGTGGAACTTATTCGGTTGCGCAACGGGCACCTGCTGTTGATTTTCAACGACTCTACCAGCCTGCGCACCCCGCTCACCGCTGCGATTTCCACCGATGGCGGCAAGACTTTCCCCTACCGCAAGCACCTGTTCGAAGGGGATGACGCCTTCGCCTATCCGAGCGCGGTGCAGACTGACGACGGGAAAATCCATCTGGTTTTCAGTGCACAGGAGCGCACGGTGATTTACCACAGTACCTTCGAGGAACGGGACATCAGCCCCG